The Erigeron canadensis isolate Cc75 chromosome 4, C_canadensis_v1, whole genome shotgun sequence genome window below encodes:
- the LOC122595077 gene encoding uncharacterized protein LOC122595077 has translation MDGDVKPAMGYIYEAMELAKEQIKSNFNGVKSRYKPIWEKIDQRWNLQIHRPLYAVGYYLNPSLHFERNFKADQYIKRALFDCIEKLYDRPTVIKIHEQLAKFHDSIGMFGSVGCMEMRKRMQPAKWWETYGDECPELQQLAIRVLSLTCSATDCVRNWSTFDHIHSKKRNRLEQQWLNALVFVKYNINLETRLQKRKERGETYDPICLSDMESDDEWITEKENVCLPKDISWMHVQEFFQEDEETSSKKRKRGPRNLNKVSVDKNIGKNKIVDVHDEDEDGLDEDGLHETTVILDEDDKYFDSDP, from the exons ATGGATGGTGATGTGAAACCGGCAATGGGATATATATACGAAGCCATGGAACTTGCAAAAGAGCAGATAAAGAGCAACTTTAATGGTGTTAAGTCAAGGTATAAACCGATTTGGGAAAAGATCGACCAGAGATGGAATTTGCAAATTCACAGGCCACTTTATGCCGTAGGATACTATCTTAATCCTAG TCTTCACTTTGAAAGAAACTTTAAAGCCGATCAGTATATCAAGCGCGCATTATTTGATTGTATAGAAAAGCTCTATGATAGACCCACTGTGATAAAAATTCATGAGCAACTTGCAAAGTTCCACGATAGCATTGGAATGTTTGGTAGTGTCGGGTGTATGGAAATGAGAAAGAGGATGCAACCTGCTAAATGGTGGGAGACTTACGGAGATGAATGTCCAGAACTTCAACAGTTAGCTATTCGTGTTTTAAGCCTCACATGTAGTGCAACTGATTGCGTGAGGAATTGGAGCACCTTTGATCATATACACTCAAAAAAGAGGAATCGCTTGGAGCAACAATGGTTAAATGCATTGGTCTTTGTCAAGTATAACATTAATCTCGAAACAAGActccaaaaaagaaaagaaagggggGAAACTTATGATCCGATTTGTTTGTCGGACATGGAGTCGGATGATGAGTGGATCACCGAGAAAGAAAATGTGTGTCTTCCGAAAGATATCTCATGGATGCATGTTCAAGAATTTTTTCAAGAGGATGAAGAAACAAGTtctaaaaagagaaaaagag GACCAAGAAACTTAAACAAAGTCTCAGTTGACAAGAACATAggaaaaaacaaaattgttgATGTCCATGATGAAGATGAGGATGGACTAGATGAAGATGGACTCCACGAGACAACCGTGATTTTAGATGAAGATGATAAGTACTTTGATTCCGACCCTTAG
- the LOC122595076 gene encoding TBC1 domain family member 5-like isoform X2, which produces MSPSAPVEPTHNTMPESSSSGELSPGKGDTGGFGDLRGVQWRIHLGILPCSSLASSVDHFRRVTANSRRSYAALRRRLLINPHISKDESKFRDLVMDNPLSQNPESMWGRFFHKAELERMVDQDLSRLYPEHGSYFQAPGCQGVLRRVLLLWCIRHPNYGYRQGMHELLAPLLFVLQADLECLSEVRRLYQDYFTDNFDGLSFNESDLEKVSDNIQTDNVKVNDFKDLDPKIQTIISFSDAYGAEGELGIVLSEKFMEHDAYSMFDALMSGDGGAVAMASFFSHSPSPHNGLPPVIEASSALYHLLSIVDLSLYTHLVELGVEPQYFALRWLRVLFGREFALKCLLIVWDEIFALDNDRLSGSSDNESEVTFRVLNSSRGAFISALAVSMILHLRSSLLATENATSCLQKLLNFPEDVNLRKLLKKAKSLMNIASDAIKSIVEPIHGGGPSDPKKSRGRSLSSDFTAPGSPHRLVPESYWEEKWRVLNKETEQKEASLSKQVQNRLKGWSEKVKMRLSRTRSAGFLSKVARPPIMRNLVDDAVPLEKEKLVGRGVSEKRSCSSVDGGSEENSYIFSDLLNPHPRPINDNYLGKDNEGTRVASNSSSNGNDLSLIVASVSYSSSEEVASPLPVSVSPEAMSCTEVKNEMITENPVENLRDKTLVPGKFQWLWMFARNGPDDLLEKSGYISKPSRSSVTELDHKNVVPSSSTIDEFIKPEADDQNNMHIKPEADDQNNMYSLKTLAQSMIENVKVIEFVLLQETAQKEPVENFSENAMVALNELRKISNLISMM; this is translated from the exons atgtcACCTTCGGCTCCGGTCGAGCCAACGCACAACACAATGCCGGAATCATCATCGTCCGGTGAGCTATCACCGGGAAAAGGTGATACCGGTGGTTTTGGTGATCTGAGAGGTGTTCAATGGCGTATACATCTGGGGATTTTACCTTGTTCTTCTTTAGCTTCATCTGTTGATCATTTTCGACGCGTAACTGCCAATTCTCGTAGAAG TTATGCTGCTTTAAGGAGGAGACTTTTAATTAATCCTCATATTTCCAAAGATGAAAGCAAGTTTCGTGATCTTGTTATGGACAATCCGCTATCACAAAACCCAG AAAGCATGTGGGGTCGTTTTTTTCATAAAGCTGAGTTAGAGAGAATGGTTGACCAGGATTTGTCACGTTTGTACCCTGAACATGGTAGCTACTTCCAGGCACCTGGATGTCAAGGTGTGTTGAGACGAGTTTTGTTGCTTTGGTGTATTAGACATCCAAACTATGGCTACAGGCAAG GGATGCATGAACTTTTGGCTCCACTGCTGTTTGTACTACAGGCCGATTTAGAGTGTCTCTCTGAAGTGCGGAGACTCTACCAAGATTACTTCACTGACAATTTTGACGGATTGTCATTTAATGAATCTGATTTGGAAAAAGTTTCAGATAATATTCAAACTGATAACGTGAAGGTTAATGACTTCAAGGACCTTGATCCGAAGATACAAACCATTATATCTTTTAGTGATGCTTATGGGGCAGAGGGTGAATTGGGTATAGTTTTATCTGAAAAGTTTATGGAACATGATGCTTATTCTATGTTTGATGCTTTAATGAGTGGGGATGGAGGTGCTGTTGCCATGGCTAGTTTCTTTTCACACTCTCCTTCACCGCATAATGGATTACCGCCTGTAATAGAAGCATCGTCTGCATTATACCACTTGCTTTCCATTGTTGATTTGTCTCTATACACCCATCTTGTTGAGCTAGGAGTCGAACCACAGTACTTCGCTCTTCGTTGGTTACGTGTTCTTTTTGGACGTGAGTTTGCCCTTAAGTGCCTTTTAATAGTTTGGGATGAGATTTTTGCACTTGATAATGATAGATTAAGTGGTAGTTCTGATAACGAATCTGAAGTTACCTTTAGGGTCCTAAATTCTTCAAGGGGAGCCTTCATTTCTGCTCTTGCAGTTTCAATGATACTTCATCTACGATCTTCCCTTCTTGCTACTGAAAATGCTACCTCATGCCTTCAAAAACTGTTGAACTTTCCTGAGGATGTAAATCTTAGGAAACTATTGAAGAAAGCTAAATCATTGATGAATATCGCAAGTGATGCTATTAAGTCGATTGTGGAACCAATTCATGGTGGTGGACCCTCTGATCCAAAAAAATCAAGAGGTCGTAGTCTTTCATCTGATTTTACTGCACCCGGAAGTCCTCACCGGTTGGTGCCTGAGAGCTACTGGGAAGAGAAATGGCGGGTTTTAAACAAAGAAACAGAGCAAAAAGAAGCTAGCCTAAGTAAGCAAGTTCAAAATCGCTTAAAGGGTTGGTCAGAAAAAGTCAAAATGCGTTTATCAAGAACCAGGTCTGCCGGGTTCCTCTCAAAGGTTGCCAGACCACCTATTATGAGAAATTTGGTGGATGATGCAGTTCCTTTAGAAAAAGAGAAATTAGTAGGGAGAGGTGTTTCTGAAAAGAGGTCCTGTTCAAGCGTAGATGGTGGTAGTGAAGAGAACTCTTACATTTTCTCTGACCTGTTAAACCCACATCCTCGTCCTATTAATGACAATTATCTTGGAAAAGACAATGAGGGGACCCGTGTGGCCTCCAATTCTTCATCTAATGGAAATGACCTGAGCCTCATTGTAGCATCTGTCTCGTATAGTTCTAGCGAAGAAGTTGCTTCACCTTTACCAGTCTCTGTTTCTCCTGAAGCTATGTCTTGTACGGAGGTAAAGAATGAAATGATTACTGAGAATCCCGTGGAAAATTTGAGAGACAAAACACTTGTACCAGGAAAGTTTCAGTGGTTATGGATGTTTGCAAGAAACGGGCCCGATGATTTATTAGAGAAAAGTGGGTATATATCTAAGCCAAGTAGATCTTCAGTGACTGAACTTGATCACAAAAATGTAGTGCCATCTTCTTCCACGATAGATGAGTTTATCAAACCAGAAGCAG ATGACCAGAATAATATGCATATCAAACCAGAAGCAGATGACCAGAATAATATGTATTCTTTAAAAACTCTTGCTCAATCAATGATCGAAAATGTCAAG GTGATTGAATTTGTTTTACTGCAAGAAACAGCTCAAAAAGAACCTGTAGAGAACTTTTCAGAGAATGCCATGGTAGCTTTAAATGAGCTTCGAAAGATTAGCAACCTTATATCAATGATGTGA
- the LOC122595076 gene encoding TBC1 domain family member 5-like isoform X1, which translates to MSPSAPVEPTHNTMPESSSSGELSPGKGDTGGFGDLRGVQWRIHLGILPCSSLASSVDHFRRVTANSRRSYAALRRRLLINPHISKDESKFRDLVMDNPLSQNPESMWGRFFHKAELERMVDQDLSRLYPEHGSYFQAPGCQGVLRRVLLLWCIRHPNYGYRQGMHELLAPLLFVLQADLECLSEVRRLYQDYFTDNFDGLSFNESDLEKVSDNIQTDNVKVNDFKDLDPKIQTIISFSDAYGAEGELGIVLSEKFMEHDAYSMFDALMSGDGGAVAMASFFSHSPSPHNGLPPVIEASSALYHLLSIVDLSLYTHLVELGVEPQYFALRWLRVLFGREFALKCLLIVWDEIFALDNDRLSGSSDNESEVTFRVLNSSRGAFISALAVSMILHLRSSLLATENATSCLQKLLNFPEDVNLRKLLKKAKSLMNIASDAIKSIVEPIHGGGPSDPKKSRGRSLSSDFTAPGSPHRLVPESYWEEKWRVLNKETEQKEASLSKQVQNRLKGWSEKVKMRLSRTRSAGFLSKVARPPIMRNLVDDAVPLEKEKLVGRGVSEKRSCSSVDGGSEENSYIFSDLLNPHPRPINDNYLGKDNEGTRVASNSSSNGNDLSLIVASVSYSSSEEVASPLPVSVSPEAMSCTEVKNEMITENPVENLRDKTLVPGKFQWLWMFARNGPDDLLEKSGYISKPSRSSVTELDHKNVVPSSSTIDEFIKPEADDQNNMHIKPEADDQNNMHIKPEADDQNNMYSLKTLAQSMIENVKVIEFVLLQETAQKEPVENFSENAMVALNELRKISNLISMM; encoded by the exons atgtcACCTTCGGCTCCGGTCGAGCCAACGCACAACACAATGCCGGAATCATCATCGTCCGGTGAGCTATCACCGGGAAAAGGTGATACCGGTGGTTTTGGTGATCTGAGAGGTGTTCAATGGCGTATACATCTGGGGATTTTACCTTGTTCTTCTTTAGCTTCATCTGTTGATCATTTTCGACGCGTAACTGCCAATTCTCGTAGAAG TTATGCTGCTTTAAGGAGGAGACTTTTAATTAATCCTCATATTTCCAAAGATGAAAGCAAGTTTCGTGATCTTGTTATGGACAATCCGCTATCACAAAACCCAG AAAGCATGTGGGGTCGTTTTTTTCATAAAGCTGAGTTAGAGAGAATGGTTGACCAGGATTTGTCACGTTTGTACCCTGAACATGGTAGCTACTTCCAGGCACCTGGATGTCAAGGTGTGTTGAGACGAGTTTTGTTGCTTTGGTGTATTAGACATCCAAACTATGGCTACAGGCAAG GGATGCATGAACTTTTGGCTCCACTGCTGTTTGTACTACAGGCCGATTTAGAGTGTCTCTCTGAAGTGCGGAGACTCTACCAAGATTACTTCACTGACAATTTTGACGGATTGTCATTTAATGAATCTGATTTGGAAAAAGTTTCAGATAATATTCAAACTGATAACGTGAAGGTTAATGACTTCAAGGACCTTGATCCGAAGATACAAACCATTATATCTTTTAGTGATGCTTATGGGGCAGAGGGTGAATTGGGTATAGTTTTATCTGAAAAGTTTATGGAACATGATGCTTATTCTATGTTTGATGCTTTAATGAGTGGGGATGGAGGTGCTGTTGCCATGGCTAGTTTCTTTTCACACTCTCCTTCACCGCATAATGGATTACCGCCTGTAATAGAAGCATCGTCTGCATTATACCACTTGCTTTCCATTGTTGATTTGTCTCTATACACCCATCTTGTTGAGCTAGGAGTCGAACCACAGTACTTCGCTCTTCGTTGGTTACGTGTTCTTTTTGGACGTGAGTTTGCCCTTAAGTGCCTTTTAATAGTTTGGGATGAGATTTTTGCACTTGATAATGATAGATTAAGTGGTAGTTCTGATAACGAATCTGAAGTTACCTTTAGGGTCCTAAATTCTTCAAGGGGAGCCTTCATTTCTGCTCTTGCAGTTTCAATGATACTTCATCTACGATCTTCCCTTCTTGCTACTGAAAATGCTACCTCATGCCTTCAAAAACTGTTGAACTTTCCTGAGGATGTAAATCTTAGGAAACTATTGAAGAAAGCTAAATCATTGATGAATATCGCAAGTGATGCTATTAAGTCGATTGTGGAACCAATTCATGGTGGTGGACCCTCTGATCCAAAAAAATCAAGAGGTCGTAGTCTTTCATCTGATTTTACTGCACCCGGAAGTCCTCACCGGTTGGTGCCTGAGAGCTACTGGGAAGAGAAATGGCGGGTTTTAAACAAAGAAACAGAGCAAAAAGAAGCTAGCCTAAGTAAGCAAGTTCAAAATCGCTTAAAGGGTTGGTCAGAAAAAGTCAAAATGCGTTTATCAAGAACCAGGTCTGCCGGGTTCCTCTCAAAGGTTGCCAGACCACCTATTATGAGAAATTTGGTGGATGATGCAGTTCCTTTAGAAAAAGAGAAATTAGTAGGGAGAGGTGTTTCTGAAAAGAGGTCCTGTTCAAGCGTAGATGGTGGTAGTGAAGAGAACTCTTACATTTTCTCTGACCTGTTAAACCCACATCCTCGTCCTATTAATGACAATTATCTTGGAAAAGACAATGAGGGGACCCGTGTGGCCTCCAATTCTTCATCTAATGGAAATGACCTGAGCCTCATTGTAGCATCTGTCTCGTATAGTTCTAGCGAAGAAGTTGCTTCACCTTTACCAGTCTCTGTTTCTCCTGAAGCTATGTCTTGTACGGAGGTAAAGAATGAAATGATTACTGAGAATCCCGTGGAAAATTTGAGAGACAAAACACTTGTACCAGGAAAGTTTCAGTGGTTATGGATGTTTGCAAGAAACGGGCCCGATGATTTATTAGAGAAAAGTGGGTATATATCTAAGCCAAGTAGATCTTCAGTGACTGAACTTGATCACAAAAATGTAGTGCCATCTTCTTCCACGATAGATGAGTTTATCAAACCAGAAGCAGATGACCAGAATAATATGCATATCAAACCAGAAGCAGATGACCAGAATAATATGCATATCAAACCAGAAGCAGATGACCAGAATAATATGTATTCTTTAAAAACTCTTGCTCAATCAATGATCGAAAATGTCAAG GTGATTGAATTTGTTTTACTGCAAGAAACAGCTCAAAAAGAACCTGTAGAGAACTTTTCAGAGAATGCCATGGTAGCTTTAAATGAGCTTCGAAAGATTAGCAACCTTATATCAATGATGTGA